Genomic segment of Malus domestica chromosome 15, GDT2T_hap1:
CAATGGTTTGGGGAGGACTTCGCTAAGAACCTTTAAGGAGGCCTCTAGTCCACACGAGTCCCCTTTAGTCCCACTTAACTTAGTCCCAACACCTATCAAATATGGGACTGTAGTCCAGTCCCTCCCAAGGAGGtgaaacaaacgccccctaataGCTGTGATAGAGAAAAACAAGATTTTctattgatggatggtgattttgaaatttttaatcCTCCAACTAAGATATGACTCAATTTTtagatattttgtttttgtttttaaatttcatactttttatattatattgtatttgtttttcTATGCCGTCAATATGCGCCAAAACACCAGTGCGAGGACTTTTGATTAGTACTGCAAAGACAAAACTTGATTCTTGGTGCAAATAAAGATTGCTCAACCTTATCCACGAACTAGCGGGTGGCATGTCTTGCACCTTTTTTTATATTCAAAATAGCttcaatttgtttatttgtttattaacaTAGCAGCAAAACACCCAACCCTATGTCACTTCAAAGTTTCTTAAACAGTACATGAAAATGCTCGATTTAAAAATGACTGAATTGGAGCTTGCATAACATTCTCTTGGCAAATTAAAGTCTATGGACTGATCTCTTGGATCCCAAGTCCATGGATGGGTTGTGGTAGCAGAAAGTAAAAAAACAGCCATGGAATGCTAGTCCCAATTATAGGGGGCAAAGGATGCctctttgaaaagaaaaaaaaaacattcaattaGAGATGTTATTTTATAAAGAGAATGAGTGTAAAGCTAATTTTACATTTTGAATTCGATTTGAGATggtagtttaggtaataaatttgggtttaaagagatattaattctttaataaaaaactgtaacaacccgtcccgatTATTTTTACGGATTTTGGAACGAGGGCATTATGAGCTTTTCACGGGTGAGATACTTTAAGGAGTTTCTTTTGGGCCTTAAATTGTGAGTTGGCTGGGACCCACTTGCTTTTTGGTCCCCGATTTCCCTTCTTCCTTGGCTGCCACGTGGccttctatctctctctctctctctctctccctcacttttctctcttctttcatCTCCcatgtgctctctctctctgtgctctCCCCTTCCCAGCGACCCACACATATACACCCATCCCTCATCCCCCGAGCACCTCTCACAACACACAAGCAACAACTTAGGCATCGGGGGAGGGGTGTTGTGGTGAAGGTTGAATCATGAAAACAACACAAGGTTGTGGTTTCCAAAATTTCCAACTAGCTCGATAGTTTCAAGCCGATTGCCGACTAACCCCGGCCACCACTTGTGAAACAAAAGGTAAAGTCCTAATCTACACTCGttatgcttcattttggtaggTAGATCGTATCCTAACGTTGTGTATCGGAGTTGAACAGAGCTCGGGAAGCTCTGACTTCCTCATTCGTAAATTCAGCCTGAAAATCGGGTCAACCCGACCTAGTAGCCCTGAACCCAGATCCATTGAACCCAGGGTTTTATGCCATGCTAACTTAGGCCTTCGGGACAAtgaacccaaacccaaaccctagGGAGCCCAACCCTTTTCCCTGAGCCCAAAATCCAAATGGAACCCCAACCTTTGGGTCATGGAACCAGACCCAGTTGTAAAGCCCAGACCCACTTAACTAAACCCTGAAACCCATTAGGGCCAAGCCCAGACCCTGATCCGGCCCAACCCAGTCGGATCCCAGGATCTAGGCCGCGCGTGGAGCACATGTGCCTTCACCAGAGGTATTGTGCTTCGTCTCCATCCACGGTGGTGTCGACGACTTTTTCGACGAACTTTCTGGTGACCTAAAATGGCGTGTGGGGGGGTACCCGAGGTCCCATCTTATGTTTTTCGACATTCTGAATCCGTTTATGATGTCcgttttccaaaattcaatcgtttaagttcagttttattaattagaccctttatgtgcttaagtgCATTTATTGTGGCGTTTCCGTTTTCACTAGTTTGCATGGTTCTTCGACAACAaagtatctatgagtggaccccttccaaAATGCATAATTTtgctattagaaatgcatacatgaaagtcatgctttactgagaatattttggaataccatactttATCAATTTTTacgttctttgtagtatatttgattgatgactatatactatgaagatgttttaagatatgatgtttgagctactGAGCTCCGTTGAAATATATGTACTTATGTTTGGAAATATTATGTACTTATgtttggaaatattatgttCAATGATTTTTGTGCTTATCTACGAGCATATGTTCTACCTACGGGTGTATGTCCTGCCTACGGGCAAGTATGATACCACTatttagcacactatatatgatatatgttttatgaaaggttttatggtatgctagggttttcggaaaacccattacatattatactaatgagttttcataaacttttggggttagtatgttgagaaataaccattttagtattacttatgtttataccatatttagggcctcgtatttagacctcgtataaatactcggacgacttaaatgtaattatgtgataaaggaaggggcaaatatgtaataagtgaggagtccttattctataaaatgatcCCTCAACCTCACAATtgaggaggccaattcctaaggctcctcacccctctcaaagctctcactctcattcagagctctctctccctcataaatataatcagtgtggacgtagtccaaaccttggggtgaaccacgatacattttgtgtcatttacattacttgcagattcacggtgggatttacgttgtttcaagaccttcggtttcgtgcatcaacaacttatatatcaatttggtccactcatgttttgttttgcgccccctcaggacATAAAATCGAGGTATACAATCCCTGCATCAAGGCATTTCTGCATTGGCATCTTAGAGTCCTTTTGGTGTAGAACccattcctttgttcattcaattttatattagttCTTTTCTAGTGTCtcggtttagttgtatgctctaaacaatttcctcatttgcatattaattatatttaaatttataagtcttatttataTTCATTGGTTCTCATGCATATTAGTGTGGCTTCGCCATCTTTGGGTGTCAGTCAGTACGTGCCTATCCTGATGTTTGGAGGATATCAGGGTCGGCATGTCAAAAACAATATTGGTAAAGAGAGTAAATTGAGTGTAAAAAGATGTTATacgggttcaaataaaatttttatttatgtttttgttgGATTACTTAGTTGCTGTTCTAAATCCTTTAATTACTTATCACTCTCCACCGCCATAGGAAGCCTGATGATCAACAAACAGCATGTCCATCTGCATTCAGCTCACCCTCAAATCTCTACCCTACATGTGGCACGGACATCAACTCAAATAAACCCCGGCCCCTCGCGGTAACCACGTGGAGAACAAAACTCTAGCTGTCCGAACCCAACCAGACAGCCAGTGACCGAGAAACTCCCCAAACCGCGGTGGTAACTGGAGCAGCAGCTCCTAGAAGTTTTAACCCAACGACGGTTAACCTACAGCCCCATTAACCCAACCACGgttcaaaacccactcctttagcGGTATATAAACCCACTCCTCACTTATGCATCCCCAAACACCACCATCCACcgcaaaaggaaaataaaaacccaCCGAAAATATGATGCTCGGAGAACCGCACCGTCccaatccaacggtccacgTCCCTCCGTGGTTCCTACACGACGATTCCACGGCCGAGGTGTACTCACCGTTTCCCCTGAGCGGCGTCTCTGTTAGCTCCGACGGCAATGCAAACGGCGCCGACTTCAACGGCCCGTACTACCTCCACGAAGCCCTAACGACGCTCCAGCGCTACTTGCCTTCCAACGAGACCGACCTGGACTCCGACTCAGATATTTCCGGCCGCGAATCGGACGCGCCGGTCGACGCCTACTCCTGCGACCACTTCAGGATGTTCGAGTTCAAGGTCAGGAGGTGCGCACGTGGCCGGTCACATGACTGGACCGAGTGTCCGTACGCCCACCCGGGGGAGAAGGCCAGGCGCCGCGACCCGAGGAAGTATCACTATTCGGGTACGGCCTGCCCCGATTTCCGGAAGGGTCATTGCAAGAAGGGCGACGCGTGCGAGTTTGCGCACGGGGTTTTCGAGTGCTGGCTTCACCCGTCTCGCTACCGTACTCAGCCGTGCAAGGACGGCACCAGCTGCAAGCGGAGGGTTTGTTTCTTTGCTCACACGCCCGAGCAGCTTAGGGTTTTGCCTCAGCAGAGCCCCAGAGGCGGAGGCAACTCCCTCAACTCGGCCGAGTCGTATGACGGGTCGCCGCTGAGGCAGGCGATGGAGGCCGCTGCTGCTTCGTGTGTGAAAACTATGCCTTTCGTGTCCTCCCCGCCGCAACAGTCGCCGGAGGTGTCGCCGCCGGTATCTCCGATGAGCCGGTCTCTTGGGTCGGGCTCTATTAACGAAATGGTAGCTTCGCTTAGGAACTTGCAGCTCGGAAAGGTCAAGTCTTTTCCCTCTTCTCGGAATGTTCAGATGGGGGGATCTTCTGGGTTTGGGTCTCCAGTATCTCCGGGGTTCGGGTCACCACGCGGGTCCATGCTCCGACCCGGATTCTCCAGCCTGCCTTCAACACCGACCCGGGTCCCGCCCCGTTCCGGAATCAGTTATTTGGATTTCTGCGAGGAGAGTTGTGAGGAGGAGCCTGCAATGGAGAGGGTGGAGTCTGGAAGGGGGCTGAGAGCCAAGATGTTTGAGAAGCTGAGGGAGGAGAATTCATTGGGCCGGGGCGACCCGGGTCCGAATTGTTCGGGTGCTCCGGATGTTGCGTGGGTTTCTGAGCTGGTTCAGTGAAGGACTACTTGTCCGATGATTTGTTGTTATTACGCCGATTCTGTATAGGGTGCTTGATTCTGGTGGCCTATAATTATCATATATTTTgggtctctctctctagattatGTGAATAATGCATGGAGGAGGGGAGAGGGGAATTTGATTTTGGTAGCAAAGCCAAGTTGAAGAATTTGAAGATTATGCTgttttgtgtaaatgtttttgCAGAAACACAACTAGTGGGATGTCTTTTGTCGGAGATGAGTAATGGAATGAATCTATGTCTTTTTTAGGGGGATTATCTATCGGATTAAGGACAAGTAGATAAATTTAAGGATGGTAATTATGAAAAGAACTGGGCTTCGGTTCTTTTGTAGTTGAAGGAGTGGACAGTGGAAGAACATCTAATccctcttttgtttttgttaattgTGGTGTTTGGGGTATAATTACCACCATCCCCTCTTACTGATCTCATCAAATCATTGTAAAAACTTATGCTTGCTTCTTCTGTAATGCATAGTCTCTTTTGTGCTAATGCAATTATCAATGTAAATTAGTATTTTATCAGGTTTTACTGTGTATTCTGTACTTGGATTTGTGAATGAGAGATTATATTCATACCACAAAGTACTtcttccatatttttttaaaatatttttttatttttacactttcaacatttgataaaaaagtactaaaaattaaaaaggtgtagGGAAGTAATTTGAGGTGGAGTGCGAATATAATCTCTCGGCTGGCTGTTACATGAAGCTTTTACTGTGTGGTAATGGTCAGTTTGGGAATTACATCTGTTCTGCAGGAAAGATTGGGTTCGGAAAATAATGGTATTTTGTTTGCTCTGTTTCTTTTGGTTGCCTTTTGACTTGGTGCATCGGGCTTAgtcccttctttctttttctaataGGGTTTTAGTCTTTGTTTTGATGGGGGTGATGTGATTGATTTGGACTTGGATAATTACTTATATGATGATTTCAATGTATGGAGTATGGGTGTTGGAAGTATTATTGGGAGATGGAATAATGACATGACACGAACAATAATTTCTGGCgtaatttgttaattttctgaGCATTCCACTGTCTTTTTGTAGGGCTGGCTGGTGGAGAGGTTTTTCAGTGTTCTCGTCACATAAAATAATACATCACGTGCTTCTATATAAATGATGGATTATATGTGTTAagaagttaataacttaaaaattaaaattttttactACTTGAATAAAAACAGATGTTGTACCATCCGTATTCCCGTCATAGTTAAAACTTTTCCTTAGTGAAGGAAGCTGCTTTTGGCTTTTTATTACTTGTTGAATCAGCCGCCGGAGCACTTgtatgtgattttggttttatcGTAAACCATGCTGATTttatggtttttattttttttttccagttagttcatctctaaccgaaggttGATCAGATAGCTCATTTTAACATTATGATTttctaagaaattaatattttaataaacagtgtatgaccatatttcttaccatctccaatcgagAGTCATAacaccaaacataatttattattttaattgaaatattatggttacttaaattaaattacCTCAATAATTTTAAGTTATTGATTGTCAATaattttcatgttgttaaatgtttttaaaaatatttaggtttcatgttgtttaatttttttttatgttatttaatgttactTAATGTCATTtgatattgtttaatgttgttttatgttacttaatgtcacatcccgggctcgacttcgCCGTATCACGATATTGTCttctttgggccccgaccacgccctcacgattttgtttctgagaactcagatgagaacttcccagtaggtcacccatcataggattgctctcgcgtgaactcgcttaacttcggagttccaatggaacttgaagccagtgagctcccaaaaagcttcgtgctaagtagagatgagaatatacatataaaacttATAGGacccactcccctgggcgatgtgggatgttgcacttaatgttatttaatgttgtttaatgacttaggaagttataggaaaaagtatatataatttttaaattttgtaaataaaacaaacaaatatgaCGTCAGCATGTGGCCTGGCCTGATCTGGGGCCGgccggttggccctttggcctttTTTTGTCCAGCTGGGTCCACGAGCTTTTTGGCctggccttcggttggagacgattttcgaACCATTTTTTTACCCTCTAGTCATCTGGGActctttggttggagatggtcttaagtAGTCCTACCGAGTACTGAATGCTATAGATTTTAGGAAGACAAATTTAGAGTTTATGATTGCCGACAAACAAGAGAGAGTTATAATATTGAGGTTGGGTGTATTTTTGCACATCACCTTCAATTAGAGATATTGTTCACCACTGACAGTAGTGAAATACAAACACATACGCAATAAGTCATTATTCAAGTCGATGGACACTTGAAAAATGAACTTATTTTtacttgtataataacatgtAACGTACCATTTTATATTTACACACACTAAAAATTCTCTTCTCCCCCTTTACGTATTATCGtttatgagtttaaattttaatatttatctcTCCATtacacaaattttaaaatttcaaagTGGAAAACATCACCACTAATAGTGAGCAAAAATTTTCCCGTTGAGTTTGGAAGATCGAACTCCAAGTGTCATTTTCTTCTTACACGAGTCATAAGCTATAAGCCGCATCACATAAGAAGTGTGATCATGCATCTGCATGCTTGCCGCGTGTATGCTTTGCGGCACCGAACATTAATTTTGTTCGTCTCTTTTGCTCTTGTGAGTGCAAATTTGGAGGCTGCGGTCCAGAATTTCTCTCAATTATATCTGGGCAGATGCCACACTGACCGCGGACTGCCAGATTATTATCAAGAATATCCCATTTAGggtaaaaaaactaaaaaaactaAAAGCCCATTTTCGGCAATAGAAAACATCGATGTTGCAAATAGCAATTATTTATATAGGACCACAACAATTACGAATCCAtcgaggaagaaggaaaagacAGAGATATATAAAGAGTCATGTTTGGCTTCTACCAGCGGGAAGAAATTGGGTATAATTATTTAGTAATATTGTCGATAAGAGGAGTATTATGATCAATCGCGTGCATGCATGCGTACATTCACCTTAACTAGTTGCAAGATGATAATACTAATCGAGCGCATGCATGCATAAATTCTCCCTATCAATCGTGCgcatgcatgcataaatccaAACCCTCCTCTTCCAGGGGCTTTGTAAATGTTATAAACATGAGTAACTACGATGAATCCGTATAACGTATACCGTGACAATTAATTTATGTCACTCTTAGCATGGTAATTTCCATCCCTTGTTCTTACGCCGTCTTCTTTTATTTATCTCTTGATTCTTCGATGAATTGTATTATTAAAATGCTAAAAGATAATGATAAAATGAGTACGAAAAACCATTTTAAATTCTTCGTTGTCAATATCACCTTAAGTCCACTGAAATCTACATTAtcaaagaaaatattgaaatggggTCCATTTTTAACGCGAGACAAAGCGAATACATATTAATGTAATATTGTTGGTGTGTGTGATTGTCAATGAGCATGGGAGGAAGAGGGGCAGGAAATTGAGTAATTATGTAGTCTGATATCCCAGCAAGTTGAGGTTATCGTCAAACCAAGTCACTAATTAAATCACATATTAAAGTAATATTGGCAGTCGCTATAGTGCGCCGGTGGTTTTGAAAGCCAAACTTTTGGATGATCCAACACCAATTAATATATTCAAGTCTAATGTGTTTTAGAGACAGACGATatgtaatttataatttatataatttatgCTGCAAGCATGAGTATGATGGTGATGGAATGGACTAAATTGTAAAGATAATTTGGTGTTGTGACTTAGAAATAATGAAATATGGATGAGATGTGATCAAAGGGCACAGTCGCATGCATGACATGAAAGGTGGTAAACCACTTATTTGCCTTTAGATTTCTGCAAATCCGGATCAATTTGCATATTTTATTGCTAGTTGTGTTGATCAATTATTGTGTTCCTATTTGTAAGGTGCAGACGAGAGAACTGAACATGAGACTTTGGTTGTATGTACTGAATCAAAATATATGCTCTTAACCACTAGAGTTATAAGTTTTTGTTCTAGTCAATATTCGACTCTCGTTCTTTCTAACCAGGAATAATTTGGAACTTTGGATCGGATGGAGAATTGGACTACTTTTGCATCGTTGAAGTGAAACATGCTATTTGCTGCTCAAGAGGCTATATTTTCCATCAATGTCATGGGCTATACCTTGAAATCATGAAGGTGAAGAATTGGACCGGAAGAGAGGAGAGTTTCCCATAGGCTAGAGCCGAATGAATTGGATTTTGTTGGAAGGCTGGAAGCCCAACTACCTACTATGCCAATTGAACCTATTTTTAACTCTCGTATCATGtgtagttattttttttttaataaacgagattatctatactaaaaggAAAGGCATAGAGGttagtttagcctcacaatgggctagtaataatgtggttcaaatttgcctttggcaaaaaatcaaacttaagatctctaacttacaagtgaagagaaatatcactagaccgtagtactaaatgactcATTTCATGTGTAGTTTGAGTCTTAACTAATACAATAGCACTTCACATCATCCCTTTTTTGCTGGAGCCTGAGATATCCCACACCGGCGAAGGGTAAAACTAATCCCCAATGGAGCTCAAAAAGGTTAAAAACATTTCAACCCACCCCTAGCCATAGTTAAATAGCATACGTCTCCTAAAATTTTTCAATTAGGGAGTAATTCACATAATATTTAGTTTCATGCCATTGCCAACCATATTTTCATATTAAAACCCCATTTCAACTTTTATGTATGTTGTTGGAAAAATACTCGTCTACTCCTTACAGAGATAGATTCTGTTAGAGACCAACTACGGTTTGATATATGTACACATTTtacattttgtattttaatgaGTTGTTCTTTTTGTATGCATGTGCCATATTATAATATGCAATGAAGAATGACTCTTATGTGTGAGGAGCAAAGCAATGAACAATGTTCTATGTCATTGGCAATTTGGCATTGGCTCTACTATTTGTTTGACAACAAATGCATGAAATTTGTGCAATTTTACCCACATAAACAAACATTTTTAAGTGAGAGATATCAtgtttaattcatatagatagtGAGTTTGATATACTTTGTGTGGTCGAAAATGATAAGTTCGATACCTAATTATGTATTATGTGTTTGACGCTAAATCTCCGTTAGATTATAATATCCTTGTAAAAGGAAAGCGATTTTAATTTCATATGCATATTATGTCATAGGCAATTTGGCCAATTTGGCCATTGGCTACCAATTGGTGTTTTAATAACAAATGCATGCAACCTGCGTGATTCCTCAAACACCAACATTGACCAGTCTCTTTctcattaaaaatgaatagaatATGGTGTCAGTCAGACAAAGTCAAGCTTTAGAAACCTCTTTTTATTATCCATCTGTCAAATTCTCAACTGTTTGTTTTTGCTAGTTGTCCTGGTTCTCTGGTCCTCCGCCTCCGCTAGCTAgcttttggtgctgttttgagtggtTGGCTGCCATGGGAAGAGCTCCATGCTGTGACAAATCCAGAGTGAAGAAAGGACCCTGGTCACCGGAAGAAGACACCACCCTCAAGAACTACCTCCACAAACATGGCACTGGTGGCAACTGGATTGCTCTACCGACCAAAGCAGGTAAAACCCATCCTCTATTTTTAACTGATCACTAGTTGTTTAGATCACAACagtaatttcttaatttttaaccCATCCTTTTTTACCCTCTTCACGGAggttaattaaattttaattctaTGTTTTAAGGCCTCAATCGTTGCGGTAAGAGTTGTCGTTTGAGATGGCTAAACTATCTTAGGCCTGACATCAAGCGTGGAGGTTTTACTGAGGGAGAAGACAATGTTATTTGCACTCTCCATGGTACCATTGGAAGTAGGCAAGTCAATaatcatcatatatatatatatatatatatatttatatataaatcataatatatatgtacatatatatcttAGTTTAATTTTCGGATATATGATAAACAAAACCAATTACAAACTTTTTTATAGACGGCAAATTGTTCGTTTGGTGTCCCCAATTAtctttttggttaaatttttttaacgAGTGCATATTTCAATCTATTTTGTATGTATTTGTGAACGTGTATATGTAATTTATGCTTTTGTGTTGTGGGATTTAGGTGGTCTATTATAGCTTCTCAACTTCCAGGAAGAACTGACAATGATATTAAAAACTATTGGAACACCAAGTTGAAGAAAAAACTCTTGGCAACAAACAACATGAATTTGGCTACTAGAGACACCGTTGATACCAACTTGTCACAGTTTTCGGATTCGATTCCGAAAACTGAAACCCTACATGACCAGGGAGCACCATCTTGTTTTGATGGCACATTGCCATATCTAAAGGATGTAAGCTCGGGGCAAAGTTTTGATCCCTGCACTcaaatttctccttcaaaccCTATGGAAGTTAATGGTTTTGAGACTAGAGAAGGCAAGAGTTTCAGCATTATTTCACCATCTCAAGAAGTTTCAAGCCTTCCAACTTCATCTGGTTTGGGTTTGGAGAACAATTACAGCATCTGGTCTGGCAATGAAGGTGTCGATAATGTCAGTGGGGTTCTTATGGACTATGGATTTGAGCCTCCTAATGATGATCTTCTGGATGGCTTCGGTTATTAAGTTTCATTGACTAACACGAAAATAGTGGGATGCGACTATGTTATTTACTAGCTAAGGTGTTGGTTTTCTGTAAGGTAATTAAGACCAATTAATTTGGATGATGGAATTATGCACGAAGTTTATCGACTAATCACGTGCTGTTGTAGTCTTATTTTGTACTAATATGTTTGTGGAAATCTTGTGACATACATAGGATATGCAGCCagcaatattttgttttcttctgaCTAGTCGTAGTCACAATAGTTGCATTGTGGAGCTAGTCTAATTAAAATTTTGTGTTCGTTATTCAGGGTATTCGAGATTCTAGATGTTTTTCTAGATGTTTTA
This window contains:
- the LOC103400741 gene encoding zinc finger CCCH domain-containing protein 20 — protein: MMLGEPHRPNPTVHVPPWFLHDDSTAEVYSPFPLSGVSVSSDGNANGADFNGPYYLHEALTTLQRYLPSNETDLDSDSDISGRESDAPVDAYSCDHFRMFEFKVRRCARGRSHDWTECPYAHPGEKARRRDPRKYHYSGTACPDFRKGHCKKGDACEFAHGVFECWLHPSRYRTQPCKDGTSCKRRVCFFAHTPEQLRVLPQQSPRGGGNSLNSAESYDGSPLRQAMEAAAASCVKTMPFVSSPPQQSPEVSPPVSPMSRSLGSGSINEMVASLRNLQLGKVKSFPSSRNVQMGGSSGFGSPVSPGFGSPRGSMLRPGFSSLPSTPTRVPPRSGISYLDFCEESCEEEPAMERVESGRGLRAKMFEKLREENSLGRGDPGPNCSGAPDVAWVSELVQ
- the LOC103400742 gene encoding transcription factor MYB36-like — protein: MGRAPCCDKSRVKKGPWSPEEDTTLKNYLHKHGTGGNWIALPTKAGLNRCGKSCRLRWLNYLRPDIKRGGFTEGEDNVICTLHGTIGSRWSIIASQLPGRTDNDIKNYWNTKLKKKLLATNNMNLATRDTVDTNLSQFSDSIPKTETLHDQGAPSCFDGTLPYLKDVSSGQSFDPCTQISPSNPMEVNGFETREGKSFSIISPSQEVSSLPTSSGLGLENNYSIWSGNEGVDNVSGVLMDYGFEPPNDDLLDGFGY